A section of the Venturia canescens isolate UGA chromosome 11, ASM1945775v1, whole genome shotgun sequence genome encodes:
- the LOC122418064 gene encoding UBA-like domain-containing protein 1: MDALREQVMINQFVLAAGCAREQAKQLLQSAHWQFETALSIFFQEAAIPSCTQGPGAHFGQITPCNTPATPPNFPDALLAFSKMSAGDKTPSGMSPSQNGQQQTSPPMMQQQQAHRSRCSSVSSGNQPQNPTQQQFGIGELQR; encoded by the exons ATGGACGCCCTGCGGGAGCAGGTGATGATCAATCAGTTCGTTCTCGCTGCAGGTTGCGCCAGAGAACAAGCCAAACAGTTGCTGCAGTCCGCACACTGGCAATTCGAG ACCGCCCTGAGCATATTTTTCCAAGAAGCGGCCATTCCTTCTTGCACACAAGGACCCGGCGCACATTTCGGACAG ATAACGCCATGCAACACGCCGGCGACGCCGCCCAATTTCCCGGACGCCCTGTTGGCTTTTTCCAAAATGTCTGCCGGAGATAAAACTCCTTccg GCATGTCACCGAGTCAAAATGGCCAACAGCAAACATCGCCACCGATGATGCAGCAGCAACAGGCGCACAGATCGCGATGTAGCAGCGTATCGAGTGGAAATCAGCCGCAAAATCCGACCCAGCAGCAGTTCGGGATCGGGGAGCTTCAAAGATAA